gtatactcggtactttcccgagtcctgtgaacaaatatcacaggcacaAGCATAGTcaaatattttttgcaaatgGGTAAAAAGTTTGCACATAATTGAAAAGAAAGTGTATGGAGAATTTATAAACCAAAGATGTAACAAAGTCTTGGTACCTGTTATCCTGAAAAGATTGAAATATTCAGTGAAGTATAGTTACTCAAAGTTTGCTTTGCTTGTTTGCTGGCTGCATGTTTAGACCATCTGCTTGGGATAAACTAAAAAGATAAAAACTAGTAAACtcccaattttttaattttttatttacaaatgtgCTGATTAATATTCAATACATACCAATACAATATCATGCTAGAAAGGGGAAACATAAAAAGAGTAATTTATCTCCCATAATCTAGTTTTCAACAAGCACAATGTGCAACCGatgcatttttgtgaagtaGTAAAGCAATGGATATGTTTGTTATTGACTTTGTGCATGTTCGTGTGGTTGCTTATTGTGAGTGTGGCACTCAAACAAGCAGAATTGATTCAGAGGTTATTGTCTCGACTCGGACATGATATCAGACAGAACTGGCACTGGTATGGAACTTAATGTTCACGGGGGtttcaaactaaaaataaaggtacatgtaataaaaacaatacaagTCTTACTAGGACAGTCATAATTTGTATATCAGGCAACCAAAAGTCATAACTCTTCAATAGATGGACACTGACAGTTAAAAAGCATGCAGGAACTTGGACAAATAATCTaaggccaaataacaaaaaataccagttgattcagattttttcaaaaaagaggaggatgagggccttactatttactaattactattttttttcaagatggccgctaagtatttcaaatcaaacaggccaccaattcttcagtttgaatcaaccgcaaacttatttatacctattagttgcatgaggacctgcgTTAACACTAACATTAACAGGGTGGGATAACACTATTAATAGAAtcgctggtaggcattcactaatattgttttatgaaacagacggttacaagtgttcgagagcatcaagttagattcgggaaaagctcctaggctagtccttttgaaaagttggataaaaaaagGGATGCCgccccaaaaaaggatgcgggcggggacgatcaactggtatttttattttatttggcctaatgtAAATATGTTATTGATCGGTAGTTGCTATTGATCAGTAGTAAGCTATTGTAACACTTCACAGTGAGAGAGCAAGAAGCTTACAATGTGGCATGTAATGTGGCATTTAATGCTGCTAGTGTCCACAACAACTTGTCAGAATAATGGTTTCTATCTGGTTCACAACCGATGAACTAAATCCTGGTGATGAGAAGGGGCTGCACTTTGAAGACAATTAAAACTAACCTTGTAAAAAATAAGCAACTACTTGTAGTCAATAATACATTGACTATAGTAATTGTCTTCAGATAACCAGTTCACGGCTTGAAGCACTTATGTATATATATCACAAATTTCTGCTTACAGAGTTTTCTTAAGCAGAGCTTCCATAAGTCATAGTCTCTGCTTACTAACCTACCAAACTAACCTACCAAAAGTTCTTTTGAGTCAATGAGTCAAGTAATGTAATCCATTCAGAGCACACACTTAAAACTTTATGAAATACTCTTTTGCTATTTGTTCCGCTGAAAAGCGATTTGCTTGCTggtaaacaattatttggatGTGTTTCCTGAATATGCAGACAATGAAACCGTTAATTGACATGAGGATTATGAGATTGAAGTCAGTCAACCTTTATATAATTTAAAAGCAGTTCGAAAATAACCTGTGTTtgggttaaggttagggttagggttagggttaggttttaaaaaattggaGTCCTGGGAACATTGGATTGCGTCCATTGTACAATATCTGATATTACTCTCCCAGCTGTAAATAATATTACATCAAACTGTATTGAAACTGATCTACAGTACATCATTCTCATATCTGCATTCGGCATATTGCTTTATTTGTGTGACAGTTTGAACGAGATATGAACCAGCTGTTTACAAACTGCTTGGAATACAATGGCCCTGGAAATGGTAATTATTCTCCTGCATTGTGTATCATCTAGAGTATCATGTAtgactatacctcatacatattcatcaCAGAGAGACGAGTTCTCATTGttccattcatcatcacgtgctatgtgttaattttgctaattaccaagcACGCATGTGAGTATGCAgtggtaaatgcgcatgacaaggaGGAATAGCTCCCCGGGAGCTATtgtacttgtcatgcgcattaccATTGTGCGACGTCATCCCCAggcgctattctacttgtcatacGCTTAACGATCGTGGTACTGTTTATATACACGCACGAACACAGCTCTCTTTACTAGCGGCATCCAACACATGAACAGACGTATcatgtacattttatttcacagtTGTCATTTTCCCTTGCTCCAAATCATGTTCTggtaactgaatatgtatgaagtatagtgaaacaaatataacatggtttctATCATGTGACTAGTCGATGTAAGCTCCCCTCGGTGTTGggagttgataaactagttccCTCGGCTACGCCTCggaaactagtttgtcaacttacaatacctcggggagctaatattGACTAGTGACCCTCAAACCATTATATTTGTATCTTATTAGTCCAAGTCATGCTTCATAACTACCCTACTGATAGAAGGGGGAATAAATCCTCCTAAAACCATTATACATAATCATTGTTCTCTCGGTTGACATTATTCCTAAAACCATTATACACATTCATTGTTCTCTCAGTTGACATTATTCCTAAGTCTTTTGTCAATTGTAGAAAGCTATCTTCTGATCTGTATTTAAGGTCTGAAAAGTAAAGCTTTCACCCTGGTCTAAAAATGTTGTATTCATGCAACATGAAGACACTAGAGTAACTATTGCTGACTCGTGTCATTGTAATGTCTGCTTTTTGTGTATGTGCAATTCAACAACTTCAAACAAGTCAAGTATATGTATGTGTCGAATTACATGCAATAAAAAACTGACGGGGTTTTCTCTTACAATTTGTTTCACTCGCCCGATGGACAATCAGCCACAATTTTGGGTCCCCCGCAAGTTGGAAGTATTAGCAGCACAATATGTacctcaggcatgcaactcttccgcattttttttttaaaagcccaatatatgcctggcaaccaCAATGTACAACTTTTATAAGCCTACAATGtatacatgctaacaatgcaccttagagcatgataaacctcaacattttctagggtaccattgtgggtctcgtgtcccgtggcgtttcggctgtcTCGCTCCTCACTTGGGTTGTGCCGTTGAAGATTTCCCCGTTTTTTTTCaatgggcagttgcatgcctggtacCTATTTTGGCCTCTTTTACTGAACATTCACTTTAttacaaaatacaatacatAACAAAGTTTAAGCTAATTATGATGAAAAGTTTGACAGGTTAgtttattaattgattgataTATTTCTTGATCTAGAATACACTCTGATGGCTGAGAATCTGAAATCTTGTTTGGAGTACAACCTGGAGCAGGTATTTCTGAAACAAGAAGTTGACAATGAAGATGAAGACAGCGAGGATGAAACTCCAACATTAGAGCAATATCATCGACCACCACAACGACAATCAGCAAGAAATGCAAACACAAGATTAGAAAAACTAGAGGATAGGGTGTATGCTAGACTGAGGGGACTAAGCGGAAGTGAATCCAGTATCTTAGAAAGTAACAATAGTTCAGAAATGATGAGTGATGAAGAGGAGGGTTTGCAGCCTGACACTAAGGAGATAAAGAGTAGTGATGACCAAGAGGAAATAGTTAAAGATGAACCCGAAGAAGAAGTATCTGACCATCCAGACATTGACTCGAAGACTTCATCTCCTCTTAGTATCTCTGATCATCATTCATTCGATAGTAATGACAACAAAGCATATGAGGCATGTTCATCCAAATCAGAGGATGGTAATAGTGATAATGACGTGGATGTACATACTTCAGATGGAGAGAGTGCCACACCTAACCAACTGTCTACTTCAAGACTAGGTCAACACAGAGATATATGGGCTTCCAAACCAGTGGGTGTTATAGCATTCGCTCCTGGAGTCCCAACACAGGATGTATTGCAACCAGTGGACACTGAAGACACAAAGAAAGATCTAACACCTCCATCTAAGACACAAGAACCGGTACATAGTCACACACAGGCTTTAGGCAGTAGTGCAACTGAAGTAGAAAGGAAAGAGACACCTGGACAGTACTTGAACACACAATCACAAGGACCGAGTGCCATTTCTAAGGTCAATCGTGTCAAACCCATTCAGAATGTCAGTCCCTATGTACCTGATACTCAGTCTGTAAAAACTAAACAACTATTGACACCTCCTTCACGTGATCAGTATCAACGAACTCAACCAATGGCTCAGGGTGTACAACCAATGATAGATTTAAGTTTAAATCGTCCAGATGTTTTAAAACCACTGACGCCAGCTACGAATGAGACACCAAAACATAGTGATATGTCTTTTCATCAGCAAAACACTGTTTCAGTAAACAGTGGTTTGAATCATGTTCTACCTCAGGGAAATCTGTATGGACCTTCCAGTCTTAATCAAGATTCAGATGATAAGCATTCCAAGCAATTCAGTTACTCAGGAAGTAGTATTAAGCCTAAGAGAAGCCAGCCCATGAGTGCACCTGAGCTGCCTGCACCACTCACAGTGTTGCCAGACAGACATGTCAAACATGAGCCTTCAATGCGTGTTCCAGCAGTACAACCTTTATTGCCTTCCTCAAACTACACAATGCAAGCTACTCATCATGAACAAGTTGCCAATATAAGAAGCAATACCTTTCAACAGTCGGGTGTTATTGCAGACTACAAGCCTAACAATGCAGCAGAACCGATGTGCCATGATCCATCACAGAAGCTTTGGCATCCATTGGGCAGCGAAGATAAAATGACCTCTGCTACTTATGATAAGACACATCAGTCAAGTCCTCATACACTACCTAAATCTAATCCGCTATATCCCCATCAAATGAAGCTAGCACCATCAGCTCCTAATCAACCGTTACACTCCTCATCAAGTGGCAATATACTGGAGTCTCTTCTTCATAAACAGTCACATGCATCGGGATACCAACATTCAGGAGACATCACCAACCATCCTAAATTACCAAGTACTTCTCCAATGTATATGGAAAACAAAAGTAGAGATAATATGGCCAGTCAGGAGCAACAGTTTACTTCTAAACATCCGATGCAACCCAAACTTGTCCCCCATGATAATGTTGGGTACCAAGGGTCCCATGGGTCCCATGGTCAGAGTCAGCCACTCAAACAGCAGACTGACTATGGGTCTCCTCAGTCATTTGCATATAGTAAACAGAATTTGCCATCTCAAACAAATTGTGTCAAAACATATATGACTACAGCTAATACCCACACTCAGCCAGGAAATGTGAAGTTATATCATAATCCGATAAATGTGACAACTAATCCTTCACAATCCATAGCAAGACAGCCAGATAAATCATTGCGGGAGGTTGCTAAGCAACAAAAGGTAGCATCTTCTCCATTGTACCCTCATACATCCTCTGTGCAGTCTGTACCAGTCAATCAGACCGGGTATGAGAATGTTGGAGCTTACTTGAGCAAGCCTAGAACTGCAGATCCAATGTTAACTTCCAGGACTAACTCTCTATCCATGCTTTCAAATGAGCCAAGAAACATGAAAGAATACATGGATCTTGAAAGAGCGAACCAAGCTCAGAGTCTGAATGAACTGAATAAAGGTTATCTACCATCCGGTTTCAATCAAGGCCATACCTCCTCCTTATACACTGATCATCTACGTATGCATGCAAGCCAAGCAGCTGCTGCTTCTTATGGTTATCCAGCAGCCTCTCGATTGATGTTACCAAGTAGGCAAATGACCTCCAATCAATCCAGCTCTGCATTCACTCCTCATGATCCCTACTCAAGGCAATCTGCATTTAGAATGCAGATGCAGATGCAGAGGCCTAGTCATCCTTTCTATCCACAGTATATGCAGGAGGCAGATCAGCTAGCTAGACAGCAGTATCAGCAACACATGCATCAGAGAGCTGCCGGATTGGGTGCTGGAGCACTGTATcaaacaccaccaccaccaactCGTACTCATCCAGATATGGCTTTTTATGCACAGGTATGTAATAATGCACTGCATGGTGATATTAGACTTcctccaaaaaacaaacacaactctCCTTTGAGGTTTTGTGACTAAATGCCACAGCCCAAGCATTTGATCCTTCATGGATAAAATTATGTGttaaggctgagtcacactgcagtgataacCAAAACAATagcgatcacgacgcaaagagcaCGCATTGTATTGGTTGAATTAGCGTGTCagattctgcatggagcaattcaaccaatagaatacattctctttgcgtcgtgagcGTTATCGTTGGTGTGACTGGCCCTTTATCCCCATTTGCTATTACTATTGTTGTCTTATGATTATTCTCCTAcgcctctttaaaggcagtggacacttggtaattactcaaaataattttagaccgcaagtttagaatttgaggtttcgaaatccagcatctgaaagagcacaacttcttgtgacaaggtttttttttttttttgactaattgagctcaaattttcacaggtttgttattttatgcatgttgagatacaccaagtgagaagacaggtctttgacaattgtcaatagtgtccattgtctttaaacaaaagtaaacaagttaACCAACAACATGTTGGACCAGTTATCAGCATGGTGTATAACCTcttgatatcatattgcaggctggcatctTCAAAACCACAATGAATGATGTCCCATAAGCCTGTTTGAGTTATGGTGCACGCTTCACTGCTGCACTagttggtttgggtaaatttgtctgtatacatgtacacctacATTAATCCAAACAGTGTACtcttatagtgtccaccatggttggtttgggtaaatttgtctgtatacatgtacacccaatccaaacagtgcactcttatgtatagtgtccaccatacctcaaaaccGCTAATGGTATGACTGGAGGGTTAAACACTATAGTTCGGGTGAAATTTGGACCAACTTTCTGATAGCACAGCGTCAGGAAGTAACATGTTTATTCATTGGTTTAGCAAAGTGATTGCTAATGAAGAGAGAAATCCATTTTCTATTGCAATATCGCTACGTTGCCATGCATTAGTGTAGTTATTTAAGTTGTATCCagcattaaagggtctatgtactttttcctaacacaaaacacaatgtccacagatttacattaaacttacacagtttgaagattatgatagtagaaagcttcccttgaaattgtacttacagaggtactgtagtttttgagaaatgagtaaaacaactaattttgtctcagttttagcatgtaaaaacgtattaaccagtcatgttatggttttggtataatatcataattgGTTAATGGaatttcacatgctaaaataattttcgtcttcctgagacgaaaattattttgtgacttgctttactcatttctcaaaaactacagcacctcagtaagtaatatttgaagggaagctttctactatcattatcttcaaaccctgtaagttttatgtaaatctgtggacattttgaaaaagtacccgaatcctttaaagaatCTCCCGCCACACTGGTTTTTTATTGCAGTGcctgtttttaattaatttggatctaaaatgttgttttggtgTTTGTTTTGACAGCATGGTATAGGGAATGCAGTATTAAGCAGTCAGCCATCCAGTAGTGTTGGAGCACCATTACCCCATGATCCAGCCCTTCTTTCTCGCTCGTCTCATATG
This region of Asterias amurensis chromosome 22, ASM3211899v1 genomic DNA includes:
- the LOC139953640 gene encoding uncharacterized protein, whose product is MATASKKEGISDVFIEDIRSCWKVPAIAHFCSLFRSTFSLPDFEIEELEEALFLDAGVEQSDFIINLVVQLLCGIHGRKDISSENYLKWLRCVMKKRWELGENRVNPLNSEDVTFKVLPTLTKVEILHALCDYRLDANDVSVLKDYEGDNLRVEPLGTDRSGATYWYFYGTRLYKEDREPTQEERDVKRKQKLKEKRKRRRERLRAVKKMKDMRKKQKQKERGKKCKGKKKKKKVSKTSDEESNSESMNSKQQLDTQSNNKKKGLKKEPVKRTASSPVKSRTTNKLSKVTKSKKQVDTGVRQGKSKTNDKSSNETRRKESPQKAVSRKKKESSVNIPKQKTQSKKRCLEDGKSNGKGVIKSKNKTVKEASSSTTKSGNKDSKVKSLQNSASKTRKRKVIKSKAIISESDKSDDEDQPLKKVAKSKTSHKDIKATLNQQKSNKKDSQSASKTDQRKGTHTKGKSNNNKSEDGQQANAKKERKQKKLPVSVSTQEEVKPMSSEDDISSVLSTIESTDSDSEDELESPRWHLVCHSQEDWQQLTDFFKKSKLKCEKELYKTLANDFLPEIQSLFAAKEKALRKKLQELEPRRASSRVVIMQLKREEDERMKSIEEAEQTSMRLQAEEDKREKMKLRNKLQEQSTNSASCPDKPQTKKCKGKAKKTKKMSDSIDMKLQQVFDAVNGHEDSWPFSDPVDEAYAPAYYQIIIKPMCLTLIQKKLNKKDYKTKEEFERDMNQLFTNCLEYNGPGNEYTLMAENLKSCLEYNLEQVFLKQEVDNEDEDSEDETPTLEQYHRPPQRQSARNANTRLEKLEDRVYARLRGLSGSESSILESNNSSEMMSDEEEGLQPDTKEIKSSDDQEEIVKDEPEEEVSDHPDIDSKTSSPLSISDHHSFDSNDNKAYEACSSKSEDGNSDNDVDVHTSDGESATPNQLSTSRLGQHRDIWASKPVGVIAFAPGVPTQDVLQPVDTEDTKKDLTPPSKTQEPVHSHTQALGSSATEVERKETPGQYLNTQSQGPSAISKVNRVKPIQNVSPYVPDTQSVKTKQLLTPPSRDQYQRTQPMAQGVQPMIDLSLNRPDVLKPLTPATNETPKHSDMSFHQQNTVSVNSGLNHVLPQGNLYGPSSLNQDSDDKHSKQFSYSGSSIKPKRSQPMSAPELPAPLTVLPDRHVKHEPSMRVPAVQPLLPSSNYTMQATHHEQVANIRSNTFQQSGVIADYKPNNAAEPMCHDPSQKLWHPLGSEDKMTSATYDKTHQSSPHTLPKSNPLYPHQMKLAPSAPNQPLHSSSSGNILESLLHKQSHASGYQHSGDITNHPKLPSTSPMYMENKSRDNMASQEQQFTSKHPMQPKLVPHDNVGYQGSHGSHGQSQPLKQQTDYGSPQSFAYSKQNLPSQTNCVKTYMTTANTHTQPGNVKLYHNPINVTTNPSQSIARQPDKSLREVAKQQKVASSPLYPHTSSVQSVPVNQTGYENVGAYLSKPRTADPMLTSRTNSLSMLSNEPRNMKEYMDLERANQAQSLNELNKGYLPSGFNQGHTSSLYTDHLRMHASQAAAASYGYPAASRLMLPSRQMTSNQSSSAFTPHDPYSRQSAFRMQMQMQRPSHPFYPQYMQEADQLARQQYQQHMHQRAAGLGAGALYQTPPPPTRTHPDMAFYAQHGIGNAVLSSQPSSSVGAPLPHDPALLSRSSHMSGYK